In Desulfovibrio sp. JC010, one genomic interval encodes:
- a CDS encoding TRAP transporter large permease: MTPVIILIALLMLVCGFEMLLVLGVPAFLTKTFMFQRIPDPVLIQKLVGGINFSTLLAIPFFIFAAELMASGQIAKRLTDLIKYFTGHRLGGIGHTTIFGSMAFGSVSGSAPATVAAMGKLMYPELRKTGFSEKFSLGLIISSAETALLIPPSITLIIYGWMTGTSITGLFIGGLGVGMALGLAFAALVIFESLRKGVGRGEKSTVPFFTVFKSAAWALGLPIIILGGIYTGLFTPTEAAAVSVVYAILIEAFVYKNLSFSRLISITERAAISTTIIFILLAMGSVLSYFVTLAQVPVLITNFLTQIDAGPITFLMIVNVAFFIAGMFIDPNSALLILVPPLYPVALSMGVDPIHFGQIVCLNICIGMITPPFGLDIFVASSTLEKPVMSIINGVWPFLFINILVLILVTYVPGLATFLPSLIAP, encoded by the coding sequence ATGACTCCTGTAATTATCCTCATCGCACTTTTGATGCTTGTCTGCGGTTTTGAAATGCTGCTGGTGCTCGGCGTACCCGCTTTCCTGACCAAAACCTTCATGTTTCAGCGCATTCCCGATCCGGTACTGATTCAAAAACTGGTCGGCGGAATCAACTTTTCCACCCTGCTGGCAATTCCCTTTTTCATCTTTGCTGCAGAACTCATGGCTTCCGGCCAGATTGCCAAACGGTTAACCGACCTGATCAAATATTTCACCGGGCACCGTCTGGGCGGCATCGGCCACACCACAATTTTCGGTTCCATGGCCTTCGGTTCCGTTTCCGGATCTGCCCCGGCAACCGTGGCCGCCATGGGCAAACTCATGTACCCGGAACTGCGCAAGACCGGATTCAGCGAAAAATTCAGCCTCGGGTTAATCATTTCCAGTGCAGAAACCGCCCTGCTCATCCCGCCCTCCATCACCCTGATTATTTACGGCTGGATGACCGGAACTTCCATCACCGGACTCTTTATCGGCGGTCTGGGTGTAGGCATGGCTCTCGGTCTGGCCTTTGCCGCGCTGGTTATCTTCGAATCCCTGCGCAAGGGCGTGGGCCGAGGAGAAAAATCCACTGTACCGTTTTTCACAGTCTTCAAATCCGCAGCATGGGCTCTGGGACTGCCGATCATCATCCTCGGCGGTATTTACACTGGTCTGTTCACCCCCACGGAAGCGGCGGCGGTATCCGTTGTTTACGCTATCCTTATTGAAGCATTCGTATACAAAAACCTGTCCTTCAGCCGACTGATCAGCATAACCGAACGTGCTGCCATCTCCACCACGATCATTTTTATCCTGCTGGCCATGGGCAGTGTGCTTTCCTACTTTGTCACCCTTGCTCAGGTTCCGGTTCTGATCACCAATTTCCTGACCCAGATAGATGCCGGACCGATCACCTTCCTGATGATCGTCAACGTGGCCTTTTTCATTGCCGGGATGTTCATTGATCCCAACTCAGCCCTGCTGATTCTGGTGCCGCCCCTTTATCCGGTGGCACTTTCCATGGGTGTAGATCCCATCCATTTCGGTCAGATCGTCTGTCTGAACATCTGCATCGGCATGATCACCCCGCCTTTCGGTCTGGATATTTTCGTGGCCTCTTCCACTCTGGAAAAGCCGGTCATGTCCATTATCAATGGAGTCTGGCCCTTCCTGTTCATTAATATTCTGGTCCTCATTCTGGTCACCTATGTTCCCGGTCTGGCAACCTTCCTGCCCAGCCTCATTGCTCCCTAA